The Toxotes jaculatrix isolate fToxJac2 chromosome 14, fToxJac2.pri, whole genome shotgun sequence genome window below encodes:
- the LOC121193595 gene encoding macrophage mannose receptor 1-like produces the protein MSAALRLIRRMLTPRITLAAFVLFILTSQCSTENDEPFSLTNKATGFCLLRKLSRCLNVRWTTGNRLFATTTKKCLGAQGKSVGSEVSLYDCDDTSELQKWECKNETLLALKGQDFYIEVKSDETIALSRTVGPNNHFTVTGTSSGACTRTHRELYTIEGNAFGKICMFPFLYKDRWYGDCTTYDSSQKRSWCAVETKYEHEQWGYCPTNSNEHWTKNLVTGAYYQLNTQSALTWTQAENSCKQQGASLVSINDPHEQAFISALLGSGKYKLWIGVVLDQDHGWQWSNGKPFRYLRWSTGHPLPNPGYNCALLDTVGQHSWQSSSCVRRMGYICYKDGAPPGPPPQIEQGFCSNPWIPYNGHCFHLQRNPQTWTNAQRECRKEHGDLVSIRNVEDQSFVISQLGYASTDELWIGLNDKNTEGLFDWSDHSPVSFTSWMYGRPAVSTDAEDCVLIRGENGNWADRLCDEKHGFICMKQSESERTGDEVDLDLGCKAGWKRHGSYCYFVGAETKTFDEASDDCKSSGSYLADVSNGVDNAFLVSLVGLRPEKYFWLGLSNQKNIDEFVWTNKDSVRFTHWNAQMPGYRQGCVAMTTGVLAGLWDLLPCTNQEKYICKHQADGAVITSAPPTQSPPQCADGWSRVGIRNVCYKFFTGPRANEKTWFEARDYCRAIGGDLLSIHSSNDLRVARHGKAWIGLHIPESSTGYEWSDGSPLNFQHWQEGEPNNFNDAESCAEFIIYNWDDAGSWNDANCESYNDWLCQIRAGVTPKPPPNATVAEFNTTSDGWLMWRGSQYLINTRSKTMEDARHFCQQRNGDLVSINSKDENSFLWKQISRSYGHYYIGLSVDLDGSFWWMDGSSVGLQRWDENQPNSNAFDENCVTMTYYMGFWRTCNCGQERQFICKRGHPPPANTTVAPTVPPKGGCPVTWTNFDSKCYKINTAQKATWEEARRQCISIGGNLVSVPTRRVQAFLTTKMVDVATTDLWIGLNGINKDGFYWTDGKPRRYTNWGFSKLRRSPGTFYQRWNEEDCVVMNSNPSLGTGKWLVKSCNDTNGFICLRNLDPNIKAQTDVTDPNIYIALGNDSIKAVTQNLTWDDAKRHCESDKASLASLRNEWTQAYIELLAMNLKSPLWIGLNKELTGYFRYIDGWNLKFANWATNEPRSNQPCVFVDMEGKWRTTFCNRTMNSVCMLSTDVPPTQSTNYPGVCPEETNVDYHQSNSWLPFKDRCYLFVVDETEWANAASSCARHGGALASIEDPSEQEFLKNNVEIFKDTYTSFWIGLYKTHKGTWMWLDRTVLDYTNWAEDEPNSDFGAIITLDGTWTTGRRWHDRPYICETPKVKPQDQELKPDAQGQDPRSRVHTSLVVVLIILITSSLIVTAFFLYKKSPRLIPTFDNPLYFGSERSQPDVVDTNKLIEKAEEENPEPIITL, from the exons atgtctgctgctctgagaCTTATCAGAAGAATGCTAACTCCAAGGATAACTCTTGCAGCCTTTGTGCTCTTCATCCTAACATCTCAGTGTTCAACAGAAAATG ATGAGCCATTCTCACTCACTAACAAGGCCActggtttttgtttgctgaGAAAATTGAGCCGCTGTCTCAATGTGCGCTGGACGACTGGTAACCGGCTTTTTGCTACCACAACCAAAAAGTGCCTGGGAGCCCAGGGTAAAAGTGTGGGGAGTGAAGTGAGCCTCTATGATTGTGACGACACATCTGAACTCCAAAAGTGGGAATGCAAGAATGAGACACTGCTCGCTCTCAAAGGCCAAGACTTTTATATTGAAGTCAAATCCGATGAAACGATTGCTCTCTCCAGAACTGTTGGGCCAAATAACCACTTCACAGTCACAGGGACATCCAGTGGTGCTTGCACAAGAACACACAGAG aaCTTTATACCATTGAAGGAAATGCGTTTGGTAAGATCTGCATGTTTCCCTTCCTGTACAAAGACCGGTGGTATGGAGACTGCACTACGTATGACTCCTCACAAAAACGTTCTTGGTGTGCAGTTGAAACAAAATATGAACATGAACAGTGGGGATACTGCCCGACTAATT CCAACGAACACTGGACAAAAAACCTGGTAACAGGAGCGTATTACCAGCTCAACACACAGTCAGCCCTGACTTGGACCcaggctgaaaacagctgcaaacaGCAGGGTGCCTCCCTGGTCAGTATCAACGATCCTCATGAGCAGGCTTTTATCTCAG cactgttgGGATCAGGAAAATATAAACTTTGGATTGGAGTGGTTCTGGATCAGGATCATGGCTGGCAGTGGTCTAACGGGAAGCCTTTCCGTTACCTGAGATGGAGTACTG gacACCCACTTCCGAATCCAGGTTACAACTGTGCACTTCTTGACACTGTGGGGCAACACTCTTGGCAAAGCTCATCCTGCGTGAGGAGAATGGGCTACATCTGCTACAAAGATGGGGCCCCACCAGGACCTCCACCACAAA ttGAGCAAGGATTTTGTTCAAATCCATGGATTCCCTACAATGGTCACTGCTTCCATCTTCAGCGTAATCCTCAAACATGGACTAATGCTCAGAGAGAGTGCCGCAAAGAACACGGGGACCTAGTGAGCATTCGCAACGTGGAGGACCAAAGCTTTGTTATCTCTCAACTTGGATATG CATCCACTGATGAGCTTTGGATTGGACTGAATGACAAAAACACGGAGGGGCTGTTTGACTGGAGTGACCACTCTCCTGTCAGCTTCACCAGCTGGATGTATGGGAGACCCGCTGTGTCCACTGATGCAGAAGACTGTGTTCTCATCAGGGGGGAG aatgGGAACTGGGCGGATCGCTTGTGTGACGAGAAACACGGCTTTATCTGTATGAAGCAGAGTGAAAGTGAACGCACTGGAGATGAAGTAGATCTGGACCTAGGCTGCAAAGCG GGTTGGAAAAGACATGGCTCCTACTGCTACTTTGTAGGAGCTGAGACAAAGACTTTTGATGAAGCTAGTGATGACTGCAAGAGCTCAGGCTCCTACTTAGCTGATGTTTCAAATGG GGTGGATAATGCATTCCTTGTCAGCTTGGTGGGATTGAGACCAGAGAAATACTTTTGGCTAGGACTTTCAAACCAGAAAAATATTGATGAATTTGTCTGGACCAACAAAGATTCAGTAAGGTTCACTCACTGGAACGCTCAAATGCCAG GTTACAGGCAGGGctgtgttgccatgacaactgGGGTTTTGGCCGGACTCTGGGATCTGCTGCCCTGCACCAATCAGGAGAAATACATCTGCAAACACCAGGCAGATGGGGCAGTTATAACCTCTGCCCCACCAACTCAGTCTCCTCCTCAGTGTGCAGACGGTTGGAGTCGAGTGGGAATAAGAAACGTCTGCTATAAG TTTTTTACAGGGCCTCGTGCAAATGAGAAGACCTGGTTTGAAGCCAGGGATTACTGTCGGGCCATTGGAGGAGATCTGCTCAGCATCCACAGCTCTAATGATCTACGAGTGGCACG TCATGGGAAAGCCTGGATTGGACTTCATATTCCTGAATCAAGCACTGGTTATGAATGGAGTGATGGATCACCG CTAAACTTCCAGCACTGGCAGGAAGGAGAGCCAAACAATTTTAATGATGCAGAATCATGTGCTGaatttataatatataactGGGATGATGCCGGATCTTGGAACGACGCGAACTGTGAGAGTTACAATGACTGGCTGTGTCAGATCCGCGCAG GAGTGACTCCAAAGCCGCCACCAAATGCCACAGTAGCGG AGTTTAATACCACTTCAGATGGTTGGCTCATGTGGAGAGGGAGTCAGTATTTAATTAACACAAGGTCAAAGACCATGGAAGATGCTCGTCACTTCTGTCAGCAGAGGAATGGTGACTTGGTATCTATCAACAGTAAAGATGAAAATTCTTTCTTATGGAAACAG attTCCAGAAGCTATGGGCACTATTATATAGGTTTGTCAGTGGATCTTGATGGGTCATTTTG GTGGATGGATGGTTCTTCAGTGGGACTACAAAGATGGGATGAAAATCAACCTAATTCCAATGCCTTTGATGAGAACTGTGTTACCATGACTTATTATATGG GCTTCTGGCGGACTTGTAATTGTGGACAAGAGCGCCAGTTCATTTGTAAACGAGGACACCCACCGCCTGCCAACACCACTGTAGCCCCCACAGTACCACCTAAAGGTGGCTGCCCAGTGACGTGGACAAATTTTGACTCAAAG TGTTACAAAATCAACACTGCCCAGAAGGCCACTTGGGAAGAAGCAAGGAGACAGTGTATTTCCATAGGAGGAAATTTAGTCTCAGTTCCCACAAGACGTGTGCaag catttttgacCACCAAAATGGTTGATGTAGCAACTACAGACCTGTGGATAGGTTTGAACGGCATAAATAAAGATGGTTTTTACTGGACTGATGGAAAACCAAGGCGATACACCAACTGGGGCTTTTCT AAACTACGACGTAGTCCTGGGACTTTTTATCAAAGATGGAATGAG GAAGACTGTGTTGTGATGAACAGCAACCCTTCGCTTGGCACCGGTAAATGGCTGGTTAAGTCTTGCAATGACACCAATGGATTTATCTGTCTTCGAAATCTTG ACCCAAATATCAAGGCTCAAACAGATGTAACAGATCCTAACATCTATATAGCTCTGGGAAATGACAGCATCAAGGCTGTGACTCAAAATCTGACCTGGGATGATGCCAAGAGACACTGTGAAAGCGATAAAGCCAGCCTGGCTAGTCTGCGAAATGAATGGACACAGGCCTACATTGAACTGCTGGCTATGAATCTGAAATCTCCGCTGTGGATTGGACTGAACAAAGAGCTG ACCGGTTATTTTAGGTACATTGATGGCTGGAACCTGAAATTTGCCAACTGGGCCACAAATGAACCACGCAGTAACCAACCTTGTGTGTTCGTGGATATGGAAGGAAAATGGAGAACTACTTTCTGCAATCGGACCATGAACAGTGTTTGTATGCTGTCTACAG ATGTGCCACCAACTCAGTCAACCAACTACCCAGGAGTCTGCCCTGAAGAGACGAATGTAGACTACCACCAGAGTAATTCCTGGCTGCCATTTAAGGATCGTTGTTATTTGTTTGTGGTGGATGAAACTGAATGGGCAAATGCAGCCAGCAGCTGTGCAAGACATG gTGGAGCCCTGGCTAGCATTGAGGACCCTTCTGAGCAAGAATTCCtcaaaaataatgtggaaatattTAAAGATACCTACACCTCCTTCTGGATTGGCTTGTATAAAACCCATAAAG